The Nomia melanderi isolate GNS246 chromosome 4, iyNomMela1, whole genome shotgun sequence genome segment tcGGTAGCATGGTCCATCCGTAACCCCTTATTTCTCATCAAATAACGTTTCCCTTCTAACCTCCCTATTGAACAATTATTCTGTCTTCTTTATCATAATTTTCCAGATTTCTTTTTTCCCACTATTTTCCCTAGTTTCAATTTTCGATTTGAAACTGTGTTCGCATTTACTAGATACTCGACATTCGATCCCACAATGCGCGTCCTTAACGAACTTATGTCGACGAGCGAGCGAGTTTAATTTACGAGCCGCCGCGATCTTTTCAGCACCAGCCTTCCGCGAGGTTGCACTTGTATACTCTAATTTTCGAAACTCTCCCCCCAGAAGTGTGTTACAGTTCCTCTGTAACGATCCGTGGCCTGGGCATGTTTGTGCGAAAATATATCAAGAGGCCGTGCTACGTGCTTCGCTCGCGaaaggaggggaaaaaaatgtTGCGAAAAAACCCTGTGACAGAAATGAGTCGATCCCGACCCGCGTCGACTGGGGCGAGAGCGCCACCTTCGATCGTAATTAACACTTCCGGCGATGCACTAACATCGTGAATCATCCGTGCCATTCTGCGGGCATAGGCACCCCGTTAACTGCCCCCTCAAATTCATCGCACACGATGATGTTCATCGACTGTACTCGCTCGATACGGGCTACGACCGTGCAATGCCGAAAGCGAATATAAGATAGACCTTTTCATACGTTTCAAACCTGACGTGTCATAGATATAGTCTGTATTATATTTCCAATATGAAACGACACATCGTCGATGTGAATCGTTCAATAAAATTCTGGATACCGATGGGATTACCCCTAAGAAACTGCGGTTCGCGAGATACGAATACAAAGCGATTTGTACAAATCAACTCGTATaaacaaagaagaaagagaTAATCTGTAATGCAGAACTTGACGTTTGGACGTTCCGCGATACATGACAACAGGAATAAACCTGTAACGGCTACGAAGATACCAGTGACTCGTTTGCGTCATAACAATGAGTACTTGTGATTAGTACAAGCGCGTAAAGCAACAAAGATATCTGACTCACCAGATATGTAGGCAGTGACGTGAAAACAGCTGAGGTACTCCGGCCATACTGGTTCTGATTCCGCGACGTTCCTACAGATACGGCGTGTACGAAGCGACGCGAAGCGGCTCGAGTCTAACCGATCGATTATCAAAGCCGCGCGCCGTacgtctttttcttctttctcggCGCTCGCTTGTGCAGCTTTCTAACCGTGTGGCGCTGATATCTGTCCCCTTTGTGCGGGTCTTCTAAGTACTTCGCGCGAACTTCTATCGTGTCGAAATACAAAGTGAATTGAACACGTCATGTAATAGTTATCGATGTATGGTAAATTCGAACTGCGCGCGCGTATCTACCGGGAAACTTCTCAAATTCAACTTCGATTTTTGAAATCGgacattattttttatggttgacatatttgaaatatgatTAATTGCGGGTATATTGAATTGAGGGATATTATTGAAGACATTTTATAACGTACGATGTATCTTGCgagaaaaatatgataataatataatagattaaACAGTGTTTACTGTTGATTTCATTCTTATTACATGGTATGTGTACATTACATACTAAAAGCGTGTATAGAAAAACACAATTATCTTCATAAAAACAGTACGAAATAGTGATTTTGGAAAGAAATTCGTACTACGTAGGAAACACTTTCGACGCTATCGTATTTATAATCTGCTTTCTGGAAGTGATCATTCACTTTAGCATCCACCAGCATTCTTGTAGCGGGCATTAACGTCATTCCAATTAACAATATCGAAAATCGCTTTTACGTAATTGGGTCGAACGTTTTTGTATTGCAAGTAATAGGCGTGTTCCCAAACATCGATACCGAAAAGCGGTACCAGACCGGTTATAGCTTGTAACGGGTCTTGATTAGCGCATGTGGCTATCCTTAATGATTTCGATTGCTTATCATATCCAAGCCAGCCCCAACCAGAGCCTTGAACAGCGACAGTACTGTCGGATAAGCGTTTCTTCATCTCCTCCATGCTGCCAAAATccttttcaatttgtttaagaAGAGCGCCTGTAAAATAAAGTTGTCTGTTATCTTTGCTGAtcggaaaaaataaaactatttcacgCTTTAGATTATTTCTACGCTTTTACCGTCCGGTTTACCGCCATTTGGCGATAAATTGCACCAAAAGATTGAATGGTTTAAATGGCCACCACCATTGAATTTTAATGCAGGGCCTAGCGTGATTTGTGTGTTTACGTCGCCCTTAGCTGCAgcttctttcattttctcttcagcaacgtttaaattatttacgtaaGTTGCGTGATGTTTCGAATGATGAAGTTCCATGATTTCGGCAGATATGATTGGCTCCAATGCCTTATAATCATAGGGCAACTCGGGCAGCGTATGCTTGGCCCTAAACGCCTCTTTACTAAAAACATTAAATGACATTAATGTTTCatgtgtataatatttaataaaaaaaataaaatagaacgtttttttataaatattaattctgtaACGAATtgatgttattttataaatatcacgttttaaaactatttacGTGAATTATGAatgcaataattataataaacatgataaattttaacttttatttaagaAGCGTTCATTTTTAACACCGATAAAAATTGtcttatttacaatataaatactttttttacGGCGATATTTGAACggcgattaaaaattaattataaattttattcacgAAAACATTGATAATTTCAATGCAATATTGACAAGGTACttatctaacatatatctgtaTGCCAGAGGTCAAACTAAATTTGTACAGGATTTTATATTCATCATtaatttgaacaattaaaaaatatataatatacgacctgaaaatttttaattattttaataaatacttttttttactAGATTTTCTATAGGATATAacaaatatgtgaaataaatgtaataagcGTTATTCATGAATATTTGATGTAGTCTAATTTTAACgaaatatattcttaatttGGTACAGAAATTGtaatcgaaaaatatatttaattaataatgaaaaatgatgTTATAGAGTGTTGAGTGAAAGATTACATGTatgcatatatttatttaaacatgtgcCTTAAAATGTAAACAtcagatttttatttcactgcataaatataaaaaacggAAACGTAATGTCATCGAAAGGTAAAACTTTGCTAATAATGATAAGGAATTGCGCAGATTATAggttagaaattatataatatatttagtatGAGAAACAGTATAAACTTACATTGTACTGCATAACAAAGCACGTCTCGTCGCGAACATAATTGTAACTTTAATGGGCAAAATTGTTTATTCAGAAAAATGTAATGTAAGAATGTGAAGTACCGAATACCGGAACTTCGATTGTCCACCTATCGTGCTTCACTGCAAGTATATTAATACCACCACAACCTTAAGATATGTACAGACATTGCACACAAATGTTCTTCTCTGACcactgttctgaaataccgacactgtCAAAAATATCTCAATACACCAGCGGGCTCTAGCCAAATTGACGATCAGATACCGAACTACATAAGATTGTAACATAAAAGATGTATGACTTGAGAGGCTAATTTGGTTCCAACAATGCAACATTGTTACTTCTAAAGACAAATTCATATGGAAATTATCGAGATTGAGAACGAAAACGTTATTATTCCCTTGTTCATGCAACGTACATGCCATAGATTGGcaaaatcaaatatcaaatcGCGACTAAAATCAAAACACAAGTCataaattattccattaaataatttgtatatatttgttaacTGATTCAAAAATAAACTTAACttcattttacattgaaataatacataaacatttaattaaaaaattaagaattggTGAACATGAAGTAATATGTGTTTATTccatcttttttatttaaacactaTACCgttctatacaaaaatttttgtacagcTATTTAGTCAATGCATTAAATACAATAAGATGTACAACGTGTCACAAAATTAGATGTCACGATTACTAAGGCGTGATTCTCTACTTTCGATTTAATGGAGATGTAAAGAAAAGTTCGCAAAATTCATTATGATTGAAATGAAGGTCAACGTTTTTTATTGCTGCATCGTAGTCATTGCAGAAATAAATAATCTGAAAGGAATCATGGATTGGAAGTGATTCATTTACTTGTAAATTGCTGTTGAGGTTCACATAGGGAGAGTAAAGAACGCGATATTCAGTATTCTTTTCTGGTACACGAATATCGATTGGTCGAGGTAGCAAGTGCAATGACTGCGTCTGCTATGGtgcaaaataattaaatgtggCGCAATTTGTTCGTACATCTAAATGGAGAATTTGATCGATAAACAATGACATttccattttacatttttctaaagGAAGTCCTATGGTGTCAAGTCCAGTAATCCATCGTGTAATAAAAGAGAACATTGGATATTGCGAATATGAAAATGAACATCATATTATCTTTTTAGTGattctaaattttaatacataaattttctaattatatgatcagacaaaataaatttgatttattattttaaataatttactctAAATTTTGAAGGATTTTTGATAAATCAGTATCTACAGTAGTAGCGAttgatttatatgaaatttaaatttctattgaattatcTACTAAGTATCGTCCagttattagttattttttttaaattatactttcaatACGAAATGTATTTACGTTGAATATtatataccaaaattataaaacagttGAATGAAAAACTGAATCCTATAAAAGACGCATGGAAATAATGGAACCTTTATCAAAGGATAATACAAAAtagtaatatgaatattttgtacatttctttgtaaaaaaaaaagatacaagTGTGATGTTTTGTTTTGCTTGAGGTCAGTCCGCATGGTTtactgaaattaatgaattcttatatatttcgtataatttacagttatttaataaatctaacaaatagacctcaattttattatacacaatTCAAAGCACATTTTATGCACGAGCGATGCGCATACCTAGAGACGTATATCTCACAATGGAAAAACATTACATACATACAAATTATTGCGCACATAATAGTGTATAAATCTACATGTGTATGTGCGTCGTCGTGTATCAGATATTATTAACATGTGTgtatttacataatgaaaaagGCATAGccttaattattgttttattgttatctaTATACTCTGTGATTCGTTCAAAAAATCTAACACAGTTTATCatcaatgtttcaatgaatttacaatgcgtttttttttaaaacatCGATGCGTtcgtttatataataatgaatacttattaaaaattttaatgtgaTTCAATCGCAAAAAAATAGTTCAAACTATCTACCCCTTTATTCCAACGCCGTGTTATGTTGTGAACATacaattatatgtaattatgtGTAGTTTTCTTGACATTAACGTgacttataattattcaaaataagaaACATATTTACAGATATATtgtgtaaaataatacaaaattgttGTCAGTAGGATCTACAGCTTCGTCATTCCATATCATAATTTCCAAATAACCAAAGAAATCGAGAACATTAGATTTAACTTGTACTGTATACCAAGTCACGCCAAGCCTGATTCATATGTAACAAACGTTATGTGTATAAAATCATCCTAGAAAATTGTTCATTCTGGATCGCTCTGAAGCGTCTCACCATTAGTTAGGACTAATGCATCGTCATCAGCTTCGTTATAATCGAGAGAAAGAATACTCTCCCTTCTCTTTTTCTTGTGTGTCCTTTCATCGTCACTACCTGGTGCACTTTTATCCCTTTTGGTCCTATCCCTACCCCTTGTTGTTCTAGTTAGCACCTCTTCCCCATTAGTTTTACTGTTACTTCTATTATGACTTTTGCTCCTTAATATCCTTTTGTTATTACGATTTTCTTCCTGTTCTTCCTCCCTATCACTTAATTCCTCATTCTCAACTTTAATAATTAAAGCAGCTGAATCACTCGAGCTTTCATCATTATGATCGGCTTGATTAGGCTTCCGTTCTACTCTCTCTGTTCTTTCAGTACTAGAAAACTCACACTGAGGCGAACATCCTGACGATAACGGTGGAGTCCTAGCACCTTTACACACATCACTATCCTCTATTGATTTCGAAGTTTTTGTTTCCAAAACCGAGTTTTCTTCCAATTCCTCTTTCTTAATAGGTGGAGTATGCGGAGACAAACCATTCGTCAAGTTATTTTCACTGGAGTTCGCTTTTAACGCCGCGTTTTCTTGTTGTAATAACGTTACTGATTCGCGAGCTTTGCGTAACTCTTGttgtaagaaataaattgtGCTTTGCATCCCTTCTACATCTTCATCCAAATCTTGTAAAAATTCATCCAACTCTATAAAGATACGAAAAAAATAAGGTCAGTGTGTTTCATAAAatgcatttaatattaataaaaacgacGAAAATAGTACCTGACtgtgattttttcatttcttcactGAAGCTCCTCTGTAGTGCAAGGTCTCCTTCTAGTTTAGCAATACGGCCACTGGCAATCATACGAcctaattcttcattttcttgatATAATAATCTACACTTTGCCATTAACCGTTTTCCCGTGTTACTAGAAACaagaataatgtataaaaaaaccgtataattcatttatctacaatagcatataataaatgttaagtACCTATCTGGTGTAAATTTCCATGCACTAAGTTCATTTTGAGTATCTTCTAATTTCGCTTTGGTTGTAACAAGTTCTTGCCTCAATTtctgaattaaaatgtttacagCTGGATCTAGCAAAGCAGATCTTAGTGCAGCAGCGGACGGAGCATGAGCAGCTTTCATTTCAGCAATTtgattctaaaataaatttgaattaagcATTTGTATAAAAAGCTAAAtaacttgtatattttatttattataaaatgaaacatctACGTACAATGTATTCTTGTAATTCCTGTTCTTTAGAGGCAAGTCTCCTGACTAAGATTTTCTCTCTATGAGATGCTTCTGCATGTTGTTGCCTGTATTTGTTTTCAGACTCTCTCAACGATGTTAGTTCACCTATAAAgcagtattatattatttttttcttttaatcgaaattttcaCTGTTTAAAGCTGTCTATGTGCTACATTGATTTGTTATATATTCAATatgatcattattattatatataatgaaatCGCACTTGaacataatatattcaataaatattataaacacacAAAATACAAAGTTTCCTTACAAAACGTATTAAAGAATACTATATAATCATTAGTGTATTTTAGAATATAGTACGTTATGAGACCAACTGTTACATAAAacctttttcaaattttttttatcctatgaaaaaatcattataacaaataatacatttttcttaatgtTACCAATTCATCTAGTAACATAAAATTGTTGTAACTTTCTCcacagtaataatataaattttaaaaaaatcatttatgaattaataatgttattaatagtcTTATGTTCTTATGTAACTTGACACTTTTTACTATTCTATATAAGGATTTTCCTTTCCGAGATGAAACAAGATATATAaggtaaaaaaactatatatccGAAAGATGAATTTTTGTAAGTCGATTACAGGCGATAAAAATTGACGAGACACATAGAAAGCTTGAAACcttaaaatatatgtacatatataatataatggtaCAGAATATTCTGTACTCTTCTTTTATACTTCTTAATTGTATGTTTTGGTGAAATAAAGCATAGTGGTGAAAATCTACTACATACTGTTTTGCCCTAAGTGCGCATAaacaaaatatgtttttataggTATGTGACATTGACTGCCTGACAACTGACATTTTTAATTAGCGCATACTTTGAGTTTTGGAGTCGTTGCATCGTGCCATTTGTGAGATTCTCTGTGCTTCCACCGAGACCAAGAGTGGATGTTATTTTTCTTCCATGAGAATTGACAGACTACTTGTTGCAGACACAGATGTTGTCACAAGATGACCTCCCGGCCTTACTCAATCAGGTTTGTATTTCAGATCGGTATTTGGACATCAGGAAGTTATGGTGCAGGTACAAATGCATGCATGAATTGCGTTCTTAACGGAAATAGACAGGGATGGATGAGGTCTAGGAACATAATTAAAGTTGTTCAGTTTTATCAGACATATCTAAATATaaggtaatattaaaaatatatagactGGGATAAGAATCATTAGGATCGGAGAAAGCAGCTGGAATTTCAGATGATAACTGCATCAATTAAAGGTTTCGTACTTCACCAAGACTTAGGTTCACGCACCCCTGGCACAGTGTTTTGTAGGCCAAAGGATGATATAGAGCCTCTGTTTTTACTCTCCTGAGCTGTATATTCAGAGCCAGCAAGGATGttgtatttcatttcataatccTCGCAAAGTCGAAACTCGATATCCaatgtacacacatacacacacgcactGTTCTGCTTCTGGCAGTGTGGTTTTTACTACACTGTAGAAAGATACGCGCACACTGCACAGTCACTTACATGATCATATTAAAAGTAAGCTGTGTGTGTTTATTGTGGTGaaagaaatgattttttttgTGAACACGATCAAAGTAACCCATCATCTCTTCTTGTCACACAATATCACTGTTTTCGTTTCGATATacactttgcttttaatattaaataatttttaatatgaataatagCGCAATTTAACACCAGATGATAAAATTGTGGGTTATTTGCATAATACTATGTATTAGACTCTCTTATATATATGCGGTGTACATGACCGTCACATCACTTTTGCTCAccgatcaaattttcaaacactgTACATACTGGCGTTAATTTAATTACCCGCACTACACATCACAAATGTAGCTTTGGAAATGTATACAATATTACTATATCACTATCCTGCGTCTACGAAATATATTACCGAATTGACCTATCTGATACTTAGACGAATACATAAAGTTTCTACAATTGAACGTTTGCTTATCAATgtcataaaaaaatgttcttaaaaatttcatctATACTCTTACGCTAATTTCATAGTCAAGATTGCTTTAATCTTAAGACTTATAGAGAACTTAGTGTCATTATTATCCTAAACACTTTACGATTAAACGCTTGGTTCCCTAATCTTAACGTCCCTATAAGAGTCTTGTCTCATACAAGAGACCGTTGTGTTCTGGCATTCGTAAATTCGCTTAAGAAATGTGGTGAGTGAGATGGTCTCACTCATGTGATCTCAGTACCTTCCTGGGCTGCGGCCTGGGCCTCTAGACACTCCACATACAAGTCCTGTTCATGCCACTTGGCTGCTAGCTCGTCCTTTGTCATGGCATCCATTTGTTGCTGTGTTAGCTTCACGCGTCTCGGTTGTCTAGGGGACTGGGGACTGGTAGGTTTTCCACCTGCAACGTTGTTTTGAGGACTTCGTGGTGAAGATGGACCTGCAGACTTAACATCGTTGCACTCCTCTGCCATTTTATGAAAGATGCTATTACAACCACAGCTAGGGCCTTAAGAAAATTCTAAGagctgcttcttcttctttagtAGTTTAGCTGCGCTGAATGTGCTGATGATACGGTGTGAGTGCTAGCGCACATTTGTCTGGAAAGGTAATACACAATACATGTAGGTAATATATGTTTAATAGTACATTTGTTACAATGATATAGTACAATGTACTATCAAGAAAACAAGACAAGTAGATaaaaaacgaaaatatattttctaaatattataaatagattaaAAATTCACTAAAAGATATTTTACTAAATAGTACAATGTGTTTATTACCAATTGATATATTATGTTTAATGTTTTATCATGCAAAGGGCTGTTCTCACATATGAAAAATAGacatatatttgttataaaaagtaGCTGCATCCTCACAACAacattaatatttgtttgtcATAAAATGGAACAAAACTTTTTCAGAGCGCAGGTTCAGACCCGGCTTTTAGAATGTACCACGTGATTCAAGTTGGTCACGTGGCTCGTTTAATGTTTTATTGCGACATGCGAGAATGGGTAGGGAATGTAGGATCCAGTTATCTATAGTCGAAAGGAACATTGACGCCATTATGTCGACATGTCTGCCATGAAAGAAAATTTCGCggtataacattgaaattcgtGATTGTTCCATTCTGAGCACTGTTAGAACCACTTAAGTGTGCAAATTACTTCGAAAATTTAGCAATCTGTTCAGAAAATGTAcctatgtttatatatatatatatatatatatattatatatacatacatatatacatatatatgtataaaatatatatataatatatatatccaaatattcgattttttagTGGAGATAGTAGAGGTAGTCATTGCATACTGTCAATTTAGTATTATGTTCATTCCACGTACCTGATCTAGTGACACGCCTATCATTCCACTGAAAAATGTTTGTATCCAATGTTCGTTATACCGTGAACCAACGAAACGCGACACCATACATACGCATATGCACATAGAggtacacatatatatacacaaacgTAATTTTATAGTCTCTTGTAAGCAAGTAAAAACCTCGGTTAGCAGGTATTACGATCGATCAATCGGTGAAACATATAGATGTGTAGAGTTCGTCTCGATGTTCCGCGCAttccaaatataatattaatacgcGCGCATGAAACACATATCACGCAATCTCCGGAAAAGTATAGCAGTATAACCAAACACAGTAATGTAACTAATCACGAGCGATGATTACCGCCGACCTGAAGAATCAGAATGGCTAAAGAAATGAATATCAGCGCATGCTCCAATCACGATTCTCCAACTACTAGTGCTGCTGACATAGAATATACTGAATAAGTGTTGTGAATAAACAGAGTACGCAAAATGCGACAGTGAAAAACCAACGCCACAAGAAGAAATTCATGAGATTAAATAGACTAAAATTACTTCACGCATTTTTCGTACTGCTAAatgttaattttacaatttattaaaccATAATCGTTTTAAGCACAATACACGAAATATATATTACGTATGTCAAACACCGAATCACAGGGCTTTTACACTGAATAGATCGTTGTGAAGTTCTATAACTAGTCTAAAACGTTTCAAGATGGCAAACTGAAACCACCATTTTCAAACTATAGAAAGGTAAAAACTTGATAGACGAGTAAAGTATAATGCGAAAGAAGCATTTGTATTcgtcataataaaatattttgattatttatgtttatttgtcCATACTGGTAAACGATGCAAAGTTTAGGAGTTATTAAGagagatatttaatatgaaaaatacagAGAAATAAACACTACATTTTTTCTATTCTGTTTTGTTTTCAAGTAAGATGCGGAGGAGTCTCTAATGCTTCGTAAGCCTGCGATATCTTTTTTGATCACAGGTTtgaaagataataattttaataaatatttaactatatttataatattttgattattacgtaatgttatattattctaataatgtattattgcataaaattttataaaaatgcttTTTACTAAAAGTCTATAGGTTATGTTATttagaagtgatctggatgtcggctaaatttattttttaaatataatttttttcatttcagaatTTGTATAGTGaaggaataaattattctacaatGCTTCTGCGTCGTAAAATCCTAGGAGTTGCTTTAGCTGGTTCTGTGTCTGCATTAGTACTCCCTCAAACTATACttctagaaaaatataaagaattgaaaGCTAAATACCGGTGAGTAATTGAAggtattgaaaatttttatggTACTATACAACATATATTCATtccattgtatttttaaaatagcaCAAACCAAACAGAAGTACCACTTCATGAAAAATGTAAGAACTTATTTGAACAAGTGTTAGATGATATGAAGTTATCAGATGAAGATAGAAAGCTTATAAAACCTTTTCAAGCTTTTggctataatatattttctgctGGAATGCTTACACGTTCCAGTTATGGAGCTATAATTGGAATTCCAATGACTTATGTACAGGGAGATGTaaacgcaataaataaatttcacataTCTTTCAATGGCAAACCTATAGATTGGACCAAAGAGTCTGCACATAATTTCTTAGAATCATTAGCACTCTCAGAGAATGCTCAAAAATATGCAATTGCTCGAGAAGtcttgaaattaaaaaagaactatTTACATAAACAAGTACTGATGGTCGTTCTAAACACTTTAGGACTATATTACATCTATAGTAGgtgttataaaaattttgatgtgTTTCAAAGAAGTAGGTTTTTCCGTGTTTTATTAGGTTctgttataatttttgtaacagtTTTTACTACGTTTGCATTGAATTGTgacataaatgtttatttagagAAAAAACATGATGAAGAATTGTCGAAACTCGGTCCTAACTATGTTAAAGGTgccattgaatattataataaactattCATTAGAAATATGGCATTGAAAGATTTGTTAAATGATGAAAGAAAAAATCCTGACGTGTATAAATATGAAGATACTTTTATATGGAACAGAGGTGCATCGCTGCCTgaaagaa includes the following:
- the Sod2 gene encoding superoxide dismutase 2 — translated: MFATRRALLCSTIKEAFRAKHTLPELPYDYKALEPIISAEIMELHHSKHHATYVNNLNVAEEKMKEAAAKGDVNTQITLGPALKFNGGGHLNHSIFWCNLSPNGGKPDGALLKQIEKDFGSMEEMKKRLSDSTVAVQGSGWGWLGYDKQSKSLRIATCANQDPLQAITGLVPLFGIDVWEHAYYLQYKNVRPNYVKAIFDIVNWNDVNARYKNAGGC
- the fl(2)d gene encoding pre-mRNA-splicing regulator female-lethal(2)D isoform X1, with protein sequence MAEECNDVKSAGPSSPRSPQNNVAGGKPTSPQSPRQPRRVKLTQQQMDAMTKDELAAKWHEQDLYVECLEAQAAAQEGELTSLRESENKYRQQHAEASHREKILVRRLASKEQELQEYINQIAEMKAAHAPSAAALRSALLDPAVNILIQKLRQELVTTKAKLEDTQNELSAWKFTPDSNTGKRLMAKCRLLYQENEELGRMIASGRIAKLEGDLALQRSFSEEMKKSQSELDEFLQDLDEDVEGMQSTIYFLQQELRKARESVTLLQQENAALKANSSENNLTNGLSPHTPPIKKEELEENSVLETKTSKSIEDSDVCKGARTPPLSSGCSPQCEFSSTERTERVERKPNQADHNDESSSDSAALIIKVENEELSDREEEQEENRNNKRILRSKSHNRSNSKTNGEEVLTRTTRGRDRTKRDKSAPGSDDERTHKKKRRESILSLDYNEADDDALVLTNGETLQSDPE
- the fl(2)d gene encoding pre-mRNA-splicing regulator female-lethal(2)D isoform X2, translating into MARCNDSKTQSELTSLRESENKYRQQHAEASHREKILVRRLASKEQELQEYINQIAEMKAAHAPSAAALRSALLDPAVNILIQKLRQELVTTKAKLEDTQNELSAWKFTPDSNTGKRLMAKCRLLYQENEELGRMIASGRIAKLEGDLALQRSFSEEMKKSQSELDEFLQDLDEDVEGMQSTIYFLQQELRKARESVTLLQQENAALKANSSENNLTNGLSPHTPPIKKEELEENSVLETKTSKSIEDSDVCKGARTPPLSSGCSPQCEFSSTERTERVERKPNQADHNDESSSDSAALIIKVENEELSDREEEQEENRNNKRILRSKSHNRSNSKTNGEEVLTRTTRGRDRTKRDKSAPGSDDERTHKKKRRESILSLDYNEADDDALVLTNGETLQSDPE
- the LOC116435058 gene encoding transmembrane protein 177 — encoded protein: MLLRRKILGVALAGSVSALVLPQTILLEKYKELKAKYRTNQTEVPLHEKCKNLFEQVLDDMKLSDEDRKLIKPFQAFGYNIFSAGMLTRSSYGAIIGIPMTYVQGDVNAINKFHISFNGKPIDWTKESAHNFLESLALSENAQKYAIAREVLKLKKNYLHKQVLMVVLNTLGLYYIYSRCYKNFDVFQRSRFFRVLLGSVIIFVTVFTTFALNCDINVYLEKKHDEELSKLGPNYVKGAIEYYNKLFIRNMALKDLLNDERKNPDVYKYEDTFIWNRGASLPERILYFEEYSQMNAN